A window of the Xenopus laevis strain J_2021 chromosome 9_10L, Xenopus_laevis_v10.1, whole genome shotgun sequence genome harbors these coding sequences:
- the LOC108701730 gene encoding ras-related protein Rab-35, giving the protein MAAKDYDHLFKLLLIGDSGVGKSSLLLRFSDNSFSGSYITTIGVDFKIRTLVLDGERVKLQIWDTAGQERFRTITSTYYRNTHGVIVVYDVTSPESFVNVKRWLHEITQNCDSVCTVLVGNKDDDPSRKRVESTDAKRFADQMGVRMFETSAKENRNVEEMFLSVTRMVLRMKRDNQARLNPSEVVSITKTKKKPHVKRCC; this is encoded by the exons ATGGCAGCTAAGGACTACGACCATCTCTTTAAACTGCTTCTCATTGGGGACTCGG GTGTTGGAAAAAGCAGTCTCTTGCTCAGATTCTCAGATAACTCCTTCTCCG GAAGTTACATCACAACCATTGGGGTCGACTTCAAGATCCGGACTCTGGTTCTGGATGGAGAACGAGTGAAGCTGCAGATCTGGGACACGGCCGGACAGGAGAGATTCAGGACAATCACCTCCAC GTATTACAGGAACACTCACGGTGTAATTGTAGTTTATGATGTCACCAGCCCCGAATCGTTTGTTAATGTGAAGCGATGGCTGCATGAGATCACCCAGAATTGTGACTCTGTCTGCACCGTACTGG TCGGTAATAAAGACGACGATCCATCCCGGAAACGTGTGGAATCCACAGACGCCAAGAGGTTTGCTGATCAGATGGGAGTCCGAATGTTCGAGACGAGTGCAAAAGAGAACCGTAACGTGGAGGAG ATGTTCCTTTCTGTGACCCGTATGGTCTTGCGCATGAAGAGAGACAACCAGGCCAGGCTGAATCCCAGCGAGGTGGTCTCCATCACCAAGACGAAGAAGAAACCACATGTCAAGAGATGCTGCTGA
- the bicdl2.L gene encoding BICD family-like cargo adapter 2, which produces MTSGGAESHEGGAEYLGSMGWNGGLTSPSMEEHFYPFLIERRPSYMGEDEEEHEDEDLSLVLERKDKDLLLAAELGKALLERNDQLMKAKDALEEELRETQEMIEQEKHDMRLKMEVQESEWRAQVADLESDLAEARLQMQQLLSEQRECGRESASAAQELSEQNQRLVEQLAQASQVQQTLTMELKSLREENRDLTISRGQFAPCLQSLRSENALLLEKKKEMESQTKQLQDENDNVQNQLISEKEGVFQLQRQKMEAQLQVQQLELEAQKLRDSHRTMQLQVKELQDELQMRDSQFSLRGTQSSLRMEIQQSTAGQDHEMGRNSVETQSITSDCMGTYLTEREGDLLRDSEEETVRLQDQVTMQHIELTDLREEVQRLRDLLKQNNLDSTVKQAVLDRDEALMKKGELEQELARCQMEKESLNLQLLSTIQQKVMLSQELEAWQDDMQIVINQQLQSQKQQETQKVPETPPNSFMRRDSKRGRIFSFFKNI; this is translated from the exons ATGACCTCAGGTGGAGCAGAATCTCATGAAGGGGGAGCGGAGTATCTAGGAAGTATGGGTTGGAACGGAGGACTCACTTCTCCAAGCATGGAGGAACATTTCTATCCTTTCTTAATCGAGCGAAGACCCTCATACATGGGGGAGGACGAAGAGGAACATGAAGATGAAGATCTGAGCTTAGTGTTGGAGAGGAAGGACAAGGATCTACTCCTTGCGGCAGAACTAGGGAAGGCTTTACTGGAGAGAAATGACCAGCTCATGAAGGCAAAAGATGCTTTAGAAGAGGAACTGAGAGAAACCCAAGAG ATGATAGAGCAGGAAAAACATGACATGCGGCTAAAGATGGAGGTACAGGAGAGTGAGTGGAGAGCACAAGTGGCAGACCTGGAAAGTGACCTAGCAGAAGCCAGACTGCAGATGCAACAGCTCCTGTCTGAGCAGAGAGAGTGTGGGAGAGAGTCAGCCAGTGCCGCACAAGAGTTGTCAGAACAGAACCAGAGACTTGTGGAACAGTTGGCGCAG GCTTCTCAGGTACAACAAACTCTTACCATGGAGCTGAAGTCATTGAGGGAAGAAAATCGTGACCTAACCATCAGCCGAGGACAATTTGCTCCATGTCTGCAGAGCCTACGGAGTGAG AATGCTCTCTTgctggaaaagaaaaaggaaatggagtCACAGACCAAACAGTTACAAGATGAGAATGATAACGTGCAGAACCAGCTGATCTCTGAGAAAGAGGGTGTCTTTCAACTTCAGAGACAGAAGATGGAGGCCCAATTGCAG GTTCAACAGTTGGAGTTAGAAGCCCAGAAGCTGAGAGACAGTCATCGCACCATGCAGCTCCAAGTGAAGGAATTGCAAGATGAGCTGCAAATGAGGGACAGTCAGTTCTCCCTGCGTGGCACTCAGTCCTCACTGCGCATGGAGATCCAGCAGAGCACTGCAGGCCAGGATCATGAG ATGGGGAGAAATTCTGTCGAGACCCAAAGTATTACATCTGACTGCATGGGCACGTATCTGACAGAGAGGGAAGGGGATCTGCTCAGAGATAGCGAAGAGGAGACTGTGAGGCTACAGGACCAG GTCACCATGCAGCATATAGAACTCACCGACCTTCGAGAAGAGGTGCAGAGACTCCGGGATTTGTTAAAGCAGAATAATTTAGACAGCACTGTGAAACAGGCTGTGCTGGACCGGGACGAGGCTCTTATGAA gAAAGGGGAGTTGGAACAAGAGCTGGCAAGGTGTCAAATGGAAAAAGAGAGCCTGAACCTCCAATTGCTGAGCACCATCCAACAGAAGGTGATGCTGAGTCAAGAGCTTGAGGCCTGGCAG GACGACATGCAGATCGTGATCAACCAGCAGCTGCAATCCCAGAAACAGCAAGAGACCCAGAAGGTTCCAGAGACCCCTCCGAATTCCTTCATGAGAAGGGACAGCAAACGAGGGAGGATCTTCTCCTTCTTCAAGAATATATGA